From Leguminivora glycinivorella isolate SPB_JAAS2020 chromosome 24, LegGlyc_1.1, whole genome shotgun sequence, a single genomic window includes:
- the LOC125238795 gene encoding differentially expressed in FDCP 8 homolog: protein MAAAFDSPKYQNSLICCSPRTADAYSKSSSSTSGCVSADDSYDSLNQVPKTIAIKKLKIHSTATKEEVEKAIKQCKELILNSQQCSDERKWLVRYLVELRLRLEDIKDTDGQPRLGVCIKGHHFKQQITPQNRKQYCDHCSGVIWSIVQSSYICSDCGYLSHYKCVDYICRVCAHVVMTDKGQFEMDICPEKGLATQDYKCAECATALTFKDAWNEPRLCDYTGLYFCATCHWNDQSAIPARVVHNWDWEKHYVSRLAFQMLNLAWNLPYIDIESINPKLFNFIAELEWVHKMRKDLEWMRRYLCACSEGSALLSPLFMQLGDINKKYSMAHLQAINDGTLETQLTELTEVCRTHITSCDLCSGKGYLCEICSNNEILYPFDSGAIMCNKCNTMLHRVCWLRKGQKCPKCVRLEERKKLHEVTDEADTSADNEYDIDKFVE from the coding sequence ATGGCTGCAGCATTCGATTCGCCCAAATATCAAAACAGTTTAATTTGCTGCAGCCCACGAACGGCGGACGCTTATTCCAAATCATCCTCGTCGACTTCGGGCTGTGTATCCGCTGATGACAGCTACGATTCCTTAAATCAAGTACCTAAAACGATAGCGATCAAAAAACTAAAAATCCACAGCACAGCTACGAAGGAAGAAGTCGAAAAGGCGATTAAACAATGCAAGGAACTCATTCTGAACAGCCAACAGTGTTCCGACGAGCGTAAATGGCTGGTTAGATACCTAGTCGAGCTCCGATTGCGTTTAGAAGACATCAAGGACACCGATGGACAACCTAGATTAGGCGTGTGTATAAAAGGACATCATTTTAAACAACAAATAACACCTCAGAACAGGAAACAGTACTGCGATCACTGTAGTGGTGTAATATGGAGCATTGTCCAAAGCTCATACATTTGCAGCGACTGTGGCTATTTAAGCCATTACAAATGTGTCGACTACATTTGTAGAGTGTGTGCACATGTTGTTATGACCGACAAGGGGCAGTTTGAAATGGATATCTGTCCGGAGAAAGGTTTAGCCACTCAAGACTATAAATGTGCAGAATGTGCAACAGCGCTGACCTTTAAAGATGCATGGAACGAGCCAAGGCTATGTGATTACACCGGATTGTACTTCTGTGCTACTTGCCATTGGAACGATCAATCTGCAATACCGGCTAGAGTTGTACACAATTGGGACTGGGAGAAGCATTATGTGTCACGTCTCGCCTTCCAGATGTTAAACCTAGCATGGAATCTACCTTACATAGACATAGAAAGCATAAACCCGAAGCTATTTAACTTTATAGCGGAACTGGAATGGGTGCACAAGATGCGGAAAGACCTTGAGTGGATGAGGCGCTACTTATGTGCCTGCTCAGAAGGTTCCGCTCTTCTTTCACCGTTATTTATGCAGTTAggagatataaataaaaagtaCAGTATGGCACATTTGCAAGCGATTAATGATGGCACCTTAGAGACACAATTAACAGAGTTGACAGAGGTTTGTCGTACACATATAACTAGCTGTGATTTGTGCTCAGGAAAAGGATATTTATGTGAAATTTGTAGTAATAATGAGATTCTCTATCCATTTGACAGCGGGGCTATAATGTGTAATAAATGTAACACCATGTTACACCGAGTGTGCTGGCTCCGTAAAGGACAGAAGTGCCCGAAATGTGTTCGCTTAGAAGAACGTAAGAAACTACATGAAGTTACCGACGAAGCTGATACTAGTGCCGACAATGAGTACGACATAGACAAATTTGTCGAATGA
- the LOC125238974 gene encoding uncharacterized protein LOC125238974, with the protein MNGGNSGAVFFLGTRAHYQVLNQPERPFDVENGNSSQTGSTASSLWPDTDSQNNERWCNDNDINVNEEKDTGVKRRAKRRPSETALCEDMRPAQLNGNANESDTPKTKGRRVNFFNAITSLARRKRRLQTHTYLKHLAALTTCTYRDSCRCLECQSRYFECDEDEESSEDDEYEYYAALYASQVNKCQHDDDDEVFIDTAPGDTASTDMLLDADEPKEKSVSSDTVSDNTEPEPDPHLEMEVAAGTPIVLNYLLTHPFHCCIQ; encoded by the exons TGAATGGAGGAAACTCTGGGGCGGTGTTCTTTCTGGGAACTAGAGCACATTATCAA GTCCTCAATCAACCAGAACGCCCCTTCGATGTGGAAAACGGCAACTCCTCGCAAACCGGATCCACCGCTAGCTCTCTCTGGCCGGATACTGACTCGCAAAATAACGAGCGATGGTGCAACGACAACGATATTAACG TAAACGAAGAGAAAGACACCGGTGTGAAAAGGAGAGCCAAGCGAAGACCGAGCGAGACGGCGCTATGCGAGGACATGAGACCAGCGCAGCTGAACGGCAATGCCAATGAGAG CGACACGCCGAAGACCAAAGGCCGTCGCGTGAACTTCTTCAACGCCATAACGTCGCTCGCGCGGCGCAAGCGCCGCCTCCAGACGCACACTTACCTGAAGCACTTGGCTGCGCTCACCACCTGCACCTACCGGGACTCGTGCCGGTGTCTAGAGTGCCAG AGCCGCTATTTTGAATGTGACGAAGACGAAGAATCCTCGGAAGATGATGAGTATGAGTACTACGCCGCTCTCTACGCGAGCCAGGTCAACAAGTGTCAACATGACGATGATGACGAG GTTTTCATCGACACAGCGCCCGGCGACACCGCGTCCACGGACATGCTTCTCGACGCGGACGAGCCGAAGGAGAAGTCAGTCTCTTCGGACACCGTGTCCGACAACACGGAGCCGGAGCCCGACCCGCATCTCGAGATGGAG GTGGCAGCTGGCACTCCGATAGTTCTGAACTATCTGCTCACCCATCCTTTCCATTGCTGTATCCAGTAG